The proteins below come from a single Rhizobium tropici CIAT 899 genomic window:
- the addA gene encoding double-strand break repair helicase AddA has translation MSDFSADDIATLPDSDDPGVWISWTTIQQSIASDPERSAWVSANAGSGKTHVLTQRVIRLLLAGARPSAILCLTYTKAAASEMSNRVFDRLAAWATMPDEELKKRIADIEGKEPDIFKLAEARRLFAKALETPGGLKIQTIHAFCEALLHQFPLEANVAGHFSVLDDRAAEVLLDDARRALLTATTPHGDAELARAFDYVLDLGDESGLETLLGDIVANRNAIRRFTEAAERKGGIEAALLARLGLTPGETETSIAEQYWPLPGLLGATLELYLTLADEKGGAKAQEVAYALRLAKREADPLARAEILEKAMLTAKGEPKSDSQFFVKAMLADAPALADAVAEARAHVVACRDRLKLMRMYRATHAALILADRLNRDYEELKKRRSQLDFEDLITRTADLLTKKDVGPWIHYKLDQGIDHILVDEAQDTSPIQWRVIQSLAEDFFSGDSARPTLRTIFAVGDEKQSIYSFQGARPERFSEESDRTRRRVAASGQQFSSIRLPLSFRSTADVLGAVDHVFTSPENARGLSALNEPVVHRSSRIGHPGAVDLWETISPEPAAREEDWTAPFDSTPESAPAAILARRMAHMIGNLIGRETIIEKGKARFIEAGDILVLVRKRDSFVNALTRALKRRGNIPVAGADRLVLTSHIAIQDLLALGRFLLLPEDDLSLCALMKSPLFDLSEEDVFAVAAYRDDEESVWSHLQRFAVDGHDRFSQVVERLRTFLALSRSLPVHDFYARVLGSFGGRRKFLARLGTEVSDILDEFLTFTLDHETSGLPGLQSFISTLELEAPTVKREQDKGRNEVRIMTVHASKGLEAPIVFLVDSGGKAFTHTHLPKLRLIETGKDEIPLPVWVPVSALANSLTQADTARLQALAEEEYRRLLYVGMTRAADRLIICGYRGIRENADTWQAMISAALRGDELRCTQKTFTGPDGDWQGLSWRVAQVQLEFETAREHEKRSERAGLPDSLNRPLPPQRSLPRPLSPSGVGTVIDEEADDLLVTSALFGEKAKSDRALQKGRFIHRMLQTLPEIAPEERADAARRYAERAARLWPPAEQGALVKSVMALLSHPDLQGTFSTHAQAEVSIMGTLKLGGQSYAVSGRIDRLADLDDRVVILDYKTNRVPPAEESSIPFAHKAQLAIYREILSPLYPGKRVDCMLVYTENASIYTLSDRALALALAELETK, from the coding sequence ATGAGTGATTTTTCCGCCGACGACATCGCCACCCTGCCCGACAGCGACGATCCCGGCGTCTGGATCAGCTGGACGACCATCCAGCAGTCGATCGCCTCCGACCCCGAACGCTCGGCCTGGGTTTCGGCCAACGCCGGCTCCGGCAAGACGCATGTGCTGACGCAGCGTGTGATCCGCCTGCTTCTAGCAGGTGCGCGGCCCTCGGCGATCCTTTGCCTCACCTATACCAAGGCGGCAGCGTCCGAAATGTCGAACCGTGTCTTCGATCGGCTTGCCGCCTGGGCGACGATGCCGGACGAGGAGCTGAAGAAACGCATCGCCGATATCGAAGGCAAGGAGCCCGATATCTTCAAGCTCGCCGAGGCACGCCGGCTCTTTGCCAAGGCGCTGGAAACACCTGGCGGACTGAAGATCCAGACCATCCATGCTTTCTGCGAGGCTTTGCTGCATCAATTTCCGCTTGAAGCAAACGTCGCCGGGCATTTCTCCGTTCTCGACGACCGCGCTGCCGAAGTCCTGCTGGACGATGCGCGCCGTGCCTTGCTGACGGCAACGACGCCGCATGGCGATGCCGAACTGGCGCGAGCTTTCGACTATGTGCTCGATCTCGGCGATGAATCCGGCCTTGAGACCCTACTGGGTGATATCGTCGCCAATCGCAACGCGATCCGCCGCTTCACCGAAGCGGCCGAGCGCAAAGGCGGCATCGAGGCCGCACTGCTTGCCCGGCTTGGCCTTACGCCCGGTGAGACGGAAACGAGCATTGCCGAGCAATATTGGCCGCTGCCCGGCCTCTTAGGCGCGACGCTGGAGCTTTATCTGACGCTTGCCGACGAGAAGGGCGGCGCCAAGGCTCAGGAAGTTGCTTACGCGCTGCGGCTTGCCAAGCGTGAGGCAGATCCGCTTGCCCGCGCCGAAATCCTCGAAAAGGCCATGCTAACCGCCAAGGGCGAACCGAAGTCGGACAGCCAGTTCTTCGTCAAGGCGATGCTTGCGGATGCGCCGGCACTCGCCGATGCCGTCGCTGAAGCACGCGCCCATGTCGTTGCCTGCCGCGACCGGCTGAAGCTGATGCGGATGTATCGCGCCACCCATGCCGCCCTCATTCTCGCCGATCGCCTGAACCGCGACTACGAGGAGCTGAAGAAGCGCCGCAGCCAGCTCGATTTCGAAGACCTCATCACCCGCACGGCCGATCTCTTGACCAAGAAGGATGTCGGCCCCTGGATTCACTATAAGCTGGATCAGGGCATCGACCACATTCTCGTGGACGAGGCGCAGGATACGAGCCCGATCCAATGGCGCGTCATCCAATCGCTGGCGGAGGATTTCTTCTCCGGCGACAGCGCCCGGCCAACGCTGCGCACGATCTTTGCCGTCGGTGACGAGAAACAATCGATCTATTCGTTCCAGGGCGCGCGTCCTGAACGCTTTTCCGAGGAGAGCGACCGCACGCGGCGCCGCGTGGCGGCGAGCGGCCAGCAATTCTCGTCGATCCGCCTGCCCCTCTCCTTCCGCTCGACAGCCGATGTACTCGGCGCCGTCGACCATGTCTTCACCAGCCCGGAGAATGCCCGAGGACTCAGCGCCCTCAACGAGCCTGTGGTGCATCGCTCCAGCCGCATCGGCCACCCCGGCGCCGTCGATCTTTGGGAGACGATCTCGCCGGAGCCGGCCGCCAGGGAAGAAGACTGGACGGCACCTTTCGATTCGACGCCTGAAAGCGCGCCGGCCGCCATCCTGGCGCGACGAATGGCGCACATGATCGGCAATCTGATCGGCCGGGAAACGATCATCGAGAAGGGCAAGGCCCGTTTCATCGAGGCCGGCGACATTCTCGTGCTGGTGCGCAAGCGCGACAGCTTCGTCAACGCGCTGACGCGTGCCCTGAAACGACGGGGCAACATTCCTGTTGCCGGCGCCGATCGTCTGGTGCTGACGAGCCATATCGCCATTCAGGATCTTCTGGCGCTCGGCCGTTTCCTGCTGTTGCCGGAAGACGATCTTTCGCTCTGTGCGCTCATGAAGAGCCCATTGTTCGACCTTAGCGAAGAGGATGTCTTTGCCGTTGCCGCCTATCGCGACGACGAGGAAAGCGTCTGGAGCCACCTGCAGAGATTTGCCGTAGACGGCCATGACCGCTTCAGCCAGGTGGTCGAACGCTTAAGAACCTTCCTTGCTTTGTCCAGGAGCCTTCCTGTTCATGATTTTTATGCACGGGTGCTCGGAAGCTTTGGCGGCCGACGGAAATTTCTGGCGCGGCTTGGCACCGAAGTCAGCGATATCCTCGACGAATTCCTGACCTTCACGCTCGATCACGAGACGAGCGGCCTGCCCGGCCTGCAATCCTTCATCTCGACGCTGGAGCTGGAAGCGCCGACGGTCAAACGCGAGCAGGACAAAGGCCGCAACGAGGTGCGGATCATGACGGTGCACGCCTCGAAGGGATTGGAAGCGCCGATCGTTTTCCTCGTCGATAGCGGCGGCAAGGCCTTCACCCATACACATCTGCCGAAGCTGCGGCTGATCGAAACCGGCAAAGACGAGATCCCGCTGCCGGTCTGGGTGCCGGTCTCGGCGCTCGCCAATTCGCTGACGCAGGCCGATACGGCGCGGCTGCAGGCGCTGGCGGAGGAGGAATATCGCCGGCTGCTCTATGTGGGCATGACGCGCGCCGCCGACCGGCTGATCATTTGCGGCTACCGCGGCATCCGCGAAAATGCCGATACCTGGCAGGCGATGATTTCCGCAGCGCTGCGCGGGGATGAGCTGCGCTGCACGCAGAAGACCTTCACCGGCCCGGATGGCGACTGGCAGGGCTTGAGCTGGCGGGTTGCGCAGGTTCAGCTCGAATTCGAGACCGCGAGGGAGCATGAGAAACGCTCCGAACGCGCTGGCCTGCCCGACAGCCTCAACCGCCCGCTCCCGCCGCAAAGAAGCCTGCCGCGGCCGCTGAGCCCCTCCGGCGTAGGCACCGTCATCGATGAGGAAGCCGACGATCTGCTGGTGACTTCGGCGCTGTTCGGCGAGAAAGCCAAATCCGACCGCGCCTTGCAGAAGGGTCGCTTCATCCACCGTATGCTGCAGACTTTGCCTGAAATCGCGCCAGAAGAGCGCGCCGATGCCGCCCGGCGCTACGCCGAGCGGGCCGCGCGCTTGTGGCCGCCGGCCGAGCAAGGGGCGCTGGTGAAGTCCGTCATGGCGCTGCTGTCGCATCCGGATCTGCAGGGCACGTTCAGCACCCATGCGCAGGCGGAAGTGTCGATCATGGGCACGCTGAAGCTCGGCGGCCAGTCCTATGCCGTCTCCGGCCGTATCGACCGGCTGGCTGACCTGGACGATCGTGTCGTCATTCTCGACTATAAGACGAATCGCGTGCCTCCTGCCGAGGAAAGCAGCATCCCCTTCGCTCACAAAGCTCAGCTGGCCATCTACCGCGAGATCCTTTCGCCGCTTTATCCGGGAAAGCGCGTCGACTGCATGCTGGTCTATACCGAAAATGCCTCGATCTACACGCTGTCGGATAGGGCACTTGCATTGGCGCTTGCGGAGCTCGAAACAAAGTGA
- the addB gene encoding double-strand break repair protein AddB, which yields MAGGHRQRILTIPAGLPFLKTLATALCDGRLTEHFRHDPADPLSLAKVSIFLPTRRAARALRSEFVDLLGGRAAILPVIRPLGETDDDSGYFEEALPETADLAQPLANTARLLELARLILAWRNKLPQIVRDIHSDSPLVAPASPADAIWLARNLAELIDSLETEDREWSELANLSAEDHALWWQLTTEFLAIASAFWPARLEELGKSSPARNRNAILRAEAQRISRMRHPGPVIIAGSTGSVPATAELISAVAALPQGVIVLPGLDLAMPEEDWQLVAPETSIGERADPTTRSHPQYGLSLLLKRLQVTRRDVESIADAAETMQMRAQILSRALAPAKATSGWGSWRKTLPPDAIADAFADVTLIEAANEREEATAIAIALRLALEKPGRNGGESQAALITPDRNLARRVTAELARFGITADDSAGTPLNATPQGTLLQLLLEASLRPGDPVAVVSLLKHPLALFGLPEEIRQPGVDALEILALRGGVDNIDIGRLETLLDDRVAEQADDRHAPQWRKALPSEAIEHARALAQRVTAACEPLVSALSLPASEGLLTLSDWAERTGRALEAAAIDERGSLAGLWSGEAGDTLASLLRDVIETDGQLEADGVQWIDIMAALCVGQAVKPRALSHPRLFIFGTLEARLQSVDTLILGGLNEGSWPGQTANNPFISRSMKTEIGLEPPERRIGQLAHDFEMANGTRDLIYSRALRQGSTPTVASRWLQRLIALGGKELEDAMKARGDQYRHWAAMIDEGENQAPALRPAPKPPAELQPKSYSFSEVGRLRRDPYSIYARRVLRLDPVDPFNRDPGPAERGTLYHKIIDRFVREGHIAGTPDAALAMDRIIAELFDAERLPVHIDSVWRPRFREVARAFLDWEAERRPDVRKTATEVPAGVEIEPIGIRLTGVADRIDIKSDKGADLIDYKTGYNPSPPQARALLDPQLALEAYALKAGAFRNIGALVPENLLYVRLRPGDRFKVDQVNNEHSSRGGKTETKSAMDLAQESMDQLVKFVSLLQSGEKGFSSRLIPAQQFEYGGDYDHLARVSEWSTAETEQEGGGDE from the coding sequence ATGGCGGGCGGACACCGGCAACGCATTCTGACGATTCCGGCAGGTCTGCCCTTCCTGAAAACGCTTGCGACAGCGCTTTGCGATGGCCGGCTGACCGAGCATTTCCGTCACGATCCGGCGGACCCGCTGTCGCTTGCCAAGGTCAGCATCTTTCTGCCGACGCGGCGCGCAGCGCGCGCGCTGCGTTCGGAATTCGTCGACTTGCTCGGCGGCCGTGCCGCCATCCTGCCGGTCATTCGCCCACTCGGCGAGACCGATGACGACAGCGGCTATTTCGAAGAAGCACTGCCCGAAACGGCCGATCTGGCGCAGCCGCTTGCCAATACCGCCCGACTGCTGGAACTCGCCCGGCTGATCCTTGCCTGGCGCAACAAGCTGCCGCAGATCGTGCGCGATATTCACTCCGATTCGCCGCTGGTGGCGCCGGCAAGCCCGGCGGATGCAATTTGGCTCGCGCGCAATCTCGCCGAACTCATTGATTCGCTGGAGACCGAGGACCGCGAATGGAGCGAGCTTGCCAATCTCAGCGCGGAGGATCATGCGCTCTGGTGGCAGCTGACAACAGAATTCCTGGCAATCGCCAGCGCCTTCTGGCCGGCGCGTCTTGAAGAACTCGGAAAGTCCTCGCCCGCCCGCAACCGCAATGCCATTCTGCGCGCCGAGGCGCAGCGCATCTCCAGGATGCGGCATCCAGGGCCGGTTATCATAGCAGGCTCGACGGGCTCAGTGCCGGCAACGGCTGAGTTGATTTCAGCGGTCGCTGCCTTGCCACAAGGCGTGATCGTGCTGCCCGGCCTCGATCTTGCGATGCCGGAAGAGGATTGGCAGCTCGTGGCGCCGGAGACATCCATCGGCGAAAGAGCCGATCCGACGACTCGCAGCCATCCGCAATATGGTCTCTCGCTGCTGCTGAAACGGTTGCAGGTCACGCGGCGCGATGTCGAATCCATCGCGGATGCGGCTGAAACCATGCAGATGCGGGCGCAGATCCTGTCGCGTGCGCTGGCGCCGGCCAAGGCGACGAGCGGCTGGGGAAGCTGGCGCAAGACGCTCCCTCCCGATGCGATAGCGGACGCATTCGCCGACGTGACGCTGATCGAAGCGGCCAACGAGCGCGAGGAGGCGACCGCGATCGCCATCGCCTTACGGCTGGCGCTGGAGAAGCCCGGCCGCAACGGCGGCGAAAGCCAGGCGGCCTTGATTACGCCCGACCGCAATCTCGCGCGGCGTGTGACAGCGGAGCTTGCCCGCTTCGGTATCACCGCCGACGATTCGGCCGGTACGCCGCTGAACGCCACGCCCCAGGGCACGCTGCTGCAATTGTTGCTGGAAGCATCCCTTCGCCCCGGCGATCCCGTTGCCGTCGTCTCACTGCTCAAGCATCCTCTCGCCTTGTTCGGCCTGCCCGAGGAGATCCGTCAACCCGGTGTCGATGCGCTGGAGATCCTGGCGCTCAGGGGTGGCGTCGACAACATCGACATCGGCAGGCTGGAAACCCTGCTGGACGACCGCGTAGCGGAGCAGGCCGATGACCGCCATGCGCCGCAATGGCGCAAAGCGCTGCCGTCCGAGGCCATCGAGCATGCGCGGGCGCTTGCCCAGCGAGTGACTGCGGCATGCGAACCGCTGGTATCGGCGCTTTCCCTGCCCGCGTCAGAGGGTCTCCTCACACTTTCGGATTGGGCGGAGCGTACCGGCCGCGCCCTGGAAGCCGCAGCCATCGACGAGCGTGGCAGTCTGGCAGGCCTCTGGTCCGGCGAGGCGGGAGATACGCTTGCCAGCCTCCTTCGGGACGTCATCGAAACCGACGGCCAGCTTGAAGCCGATGGCGTGCAGTGGATCGACATCATGGCAGCACTCTGCGTGGGTCAGGCGGTGAAGCCACGAGCGCTCAGCCATCCCCGCCTCTTCATCTTCGGTACGCTGGAAGCGCGCCTGCAGAGCGTCGATACGCTGATCCTCGGCGGGTTGAACGAAGGATCCTGGCCAGGGCAGACGGCAAACAATCCCTTCATTTCACGCAGTATGAAGACCGAGATTGGTCTGGAGCCGCCGGAGCGCCGCATCGGCCAGCTTGCGCACGATTTCGAAATGGCGAACGGCACCCGCGATCTGATCTATTCCCGGGCCCTGCGCCAGGGTTCGACGCCGACGGTCGCCTCACGCTGGCTGCAGCGGCTGATCGCACTCGGCGGCAAGGAACTGGAAGACGCCATGAAGGCACGCGGCGACCAGTATCGCCACTGGGCTGCGATGATCGACGAGGGTGAAAACCAGGCTCCGGCACTGCGGCCGGCGCCGAAGCCGCCTGCAGAGCTGCAGCCGAAAAGCTATTCCTTCAGCGAGGTGGGGCGGCTGCGGCGCGATCCCTATTCGATCTATGCCCGGCGGGTGCTGCGGCTCGATCCGGTCGATCCGTTCAACCGTGATCCCGGGCCGGCCGAGCGCGGCACGCTCTACCACAAGATCATCGATCGCTTCGTCCGCGAAGGGCATATTGCCGGCACACCGGATGCGGCGCTCGCTATGGATCGCATCATTGCGGAGCTTTTCGATGCCGAGCGGCTGCCTGTTCACATCGACAGCGTCTGGCGCCCGCGTTTCCGCGAAGTGGCGCGGGCCTTCCTTGACTGGGAAGCGGAACGACGGCCCGACGTGCGCAAAACGGCCACGGAAGTGCCGGCTGGCGTCGAGATCGAGCCGATCGGCATTCGTCTGACGGGCGTTGCCGACCGCATCGATATCAAGAGCGACAAGGGCGCCGACCTCATCGATTATAAGACCGGCTACAATCCCTCCCCGCCACAGGCGCGCGCGCTGCTCGATCCACAGCTGGCGCTGGAAGCCTATGCGCTGAAGGCAGGCGCCTTCCGCAATATTGGCGCACTGGTGCCGGAAAACCTGCTTTATGTCCGGCTGCGGCCCGGCGATCGCTTCAAGGTCGACCAAGTCAACAACGAGCATTCCAGCCGCGGCGGCAAGACGGAAACGAAGTCGGCTATGGATCTCGCGCAGGAATCAATGGACCAGCTGGTGAAATTCGTTTCGCTGCTGCAATCGGGCGAGAAGGGTTTTTCCTCGCGGCTGATTCCGGCCCAGCAGTTTGAATATGGCGGGGATTACGATCACCTCGCCCGCGTTTCGGAATGGTCGACGGCAGAGACCGAGCAGGAAGGCGGCGGCGATGAGTGA
- a CDS encoding nucleotidyltransferase family protein: MTIKQAMVLAAGLGTRMRPITDTIPKPLVKIAGKPMIDYTLDALVQAGVERAVVNVHHHADQMEAHLRSYRGLEILISDERDALRNNGGGLVKGLKLLSRDPVFVMNADLFWIGEKPGIPTNLERLAGFYDDRRMDMAMLCVELERTTGHNGKNDFSMADDGRLTRYRDNPYNGVVYAGAFAMKPSFLDDAPDNAFNINIYFDKAIAKSRLYGTMLDGHWLTVGTPEAVGEAEETIRNFRAFA, from the coding sequence ATGACCATCAAGCAAGCCATGGTATTGGCCGCGGGGCTTGGAACCCGCATGCGGCCGATCACCGACACCATCCCGAAGCCGCTGGTGAAGATCGCCGGCAAGCCGATGATCGACTATACGCTGGATGCGCTGGTGCAGGCAGGTGTCGAGCGGGCCGTCGTGAATGTGCATCACCATGCCGACCAAATGGAGGCGCATCTGCGCAGCTATCGCGGTCTTGAAATCCTGATTTCCGACGAGCGGGACGCGCTGAGGAACAATGGCGGCGGCCTCGTCAAAGGGCTGAAGCTGTTGAGCCGCGATCCGGTGTTTGTCATGAATGCTGACCTGTTCTGGATCGGCGAGAAGCCCGGCATTCCGACGAACCTGGAACGCTTAGCCGGATTCTACGACGACCGGCGCATGGATATGGCTATGCTCTGCGTTGAGTTGGAACGGACCACGGGCCACAATGGCAAGAATGACTTCAGCATGGCTGACGATGGGCGGCTCACGCGCTATCGCGACAACCCATATAACGGTGTTGTCTATGCCGGCGCCTTCGCCATGAAGCCATCCTTTCTAGACGATGCGCCCGATAATGCCTTCAACATCAACATCTATTTCGACAAGGCAATCGCCAAGAGCCGGCTCTATGGCACGATGCTCGACGGCCACTGGCTGACTGTCGGCACGCCGGAGGCGGTCGGGGAAGCGGAGGAAACGATCCGGAATTTCCGGGCGTTTGCGTGA